From a region of the Pieris rapae chromosome 22, ilPieRapa1.1, whole genome shotgun sequence genome:
- the LOC110998861 gene encoding uncharacterized protein LOC110998861, whose protein sequence is MSHQLELLTENPSQWTTVSLITPEIQKKEIKPFVLLALKELEGNPDSRMRNLMNADKFSAVRSVVRHVSRLRSAHREPWVAEDVQLFLESLKFNTECVSELTTLLCTDKIYTNLQRHLRIKPGIESLQWKIDVSMSQNNIRHENPTPERRKEILFRDTQVILTLCLTDGKKYIYRLTLSKFHELRYLIASALKSMIVLEKRKCMRRD, encoded by the exons ATGTCTCATCAACTAGAACTACTGACCGAGAATCCTTCACAATGGACAACGGTATCATTAATTACGCCAGAAATACAGAAAAAGGAAATCAAACCTTTTGTGTTGT TGGCTCTAAAGGAGTTGGAGGGAAATCCAGATAGCAGAATGAGGAATCTTATGAATGCAGATAAATTTTCAGCAGTTAGATCAGTGGTACGGCATGTATCTAGACTAAGATCTGCTCACAGAGAGCCTTGGGTTGCAGAAGATGTACAGCTATTTTTAGAAAGCCTTAA ATTCAACACTGAGTGTGTTAGTGAATTAACAACTTTATTATGtacagataaaatatatacaaatttacaaaGACATTTGAGGATCAAACCAGGTATTGAAAGTTTGCAGTGGAAGATTGATGTATCAATgag cCAAAACAACATTCGCCATGAAAATCCAACTCCAGAAAGAAGAAAAGAGATCCTTTTTAGAGATACCCAAGTTATACTAACATTATGTCTAACAGAtggaaagaaatatatttaccgATTAACGTTAAGTAAGTTTCACGAATTGAGATATTTGATAGCAAGTGCATTGAAGAGTATGATTGTTTTAGAGAAACGTAAATGTATGAGGAGAGACTGA